A segment of the Pedosphaera parvula Ellin514 genome:
ACGAGGATGTAATCGCCTCCAACTGCAATCAAACTGACAGTCATCCAGTAAGCGGCAAAAGCCTTGGCGCTCTCAATATTTAAATACCAACCCACTACGGCAGCCACCACCCCCACCAAACCGGTGAAAGTCATCACTGGAGCCAGGGCGCGCCGATAGATGGCGGAGCGCTCCATCAAGGTGCGTATCGCTTGAAGGTTCTGCGCGGCCCAGTTGGTTTCCATGCCTTCACTTTGTATCACAAAGTGTAATTGTCAAGCAAGTTTTTACAGCAGGAATTCTGAACTTAAATGTCTAGGCCATCGCTCCGGCCCGTGAGATTGGTTCGTAGGGTTCTATCAAAACCTTGCCCAACACATTGCGAGAGCGGAGATGAGCAAAGGCATCATCGGTTTCATCCAGCGGGTAGATGCTGTCGATGACCGGTATGAGCTTTCCGGCGGCAACCCATTTCAACGTGGCCTCAATGTCTGCCTTGTTTCGTCCATAACTACCAATCAGTCGTTGTTGCTTTACGAAGAACGGCCATAAATTAATTGTGACATCTCGTCCCGCCGTGGCGCCGCAGGTTACCACTGTGCCACCACGCGCCAGACACTCAAAGACCTTCGGCAACACCTCACCACCGATGTGTTCCACCGCGACATCCACGCCGCGCTTTTCCGTAATCTTCCGCACCTCGGCTGGCCAGTTCGGATCGTTGGAATCCACAACGTGATCGGCGCCCAATTGCTTTCCGAGAACACGCTTTGCTTCAGTGGATGCAGTGGTCACGACACGAGCACCCAAACCTTTCGCGATTTGGATTGCTGCGGAACCGACTCCGCTGGAGGCTCCCATGACCAGCACCCAATCATTGGGATGGACCGCTGTTCGATTGGTCAACATGTGCATGGCCGTGCTGCCGGCCAGTGTCAATGCCGCAGAAGCATCGAAATCAGCACTCTCCGGCAAACGCACCAGCGCACGCACTGGGACAACTACCTTCTCAGCAAAACCTCCATCACGTTGCACACCGAGAAGCTCCCCCTTCAAGCAGAGCGACTCTTCGCCTTTTCTACAGAATTCGCATTCACCACAAAAAAGATTGGATTGCACCGCGACCCTGTCTCCCGGCTTCCAATCCTCAACCGAAGCACCAATCTCCAAAATTCTCCCTGCAATTTCGCCCCCTGGCGTGCGAGGAAGCGCAACCGGGACCGGCAACGCTCCCTCCTCCAGCCAGAGATCCAGGTGATTCAATCCACACGATTGCACCTGCACCAACACCTCGTCAGGCGCAGGCTTCGGCTCAGGCACTTCACGCAACTCGAATTTCCCCGGCGCGCCATGAGCGATCAGTTGAAATGCTTCCATGTATCCATTCAACACCGGAAGCAGCCATTCTGCAAGTGATGCACTGCTATTGAACCTTCTTTGCCTTCTGATCAATTCCGTTTTGATGAAGAATCAGGGCGGTAACTTTCCCATTCGCATCCTTTTCAAAGGTCAATTGTGCTTCCACCTCCTTATAAAAGAACTCCGTTGCACTTTGCGGGAAAATCCCGAGGAAGGATTGCCCCGTCAACTTGGCCAACAAATTGTTCCCTGAGCGCTTGATCGTGAACTCTGCAAAAAGCCCCAATTCATATTTTCCAACATAGTCATCGTACGTTTTCGGGTCTAATTTAACCGCCACCCGCTGCTTGAGCGGCTGATCAGAAATCTTTTTGGCCTTCTGGTCGAATCCGTTTTGATGGAGCACCAGGCTGGTTATCCTACCTTGCTTATCCTTGTTGAAGGTCAACTGCGCATCCACCGCCTCGTAGAAAAACTCACTTTCCGATTCCGGATAAACTTCCAGATAAGATTGTCCTGTGAGCTGAACCAGCAACTGATCTCCATTGTTGCGCACATTGAACACGACAGCCGGATTCAGCCGGTAAACGCCCACATAGTTGACTAAGGCATCCGCGCTCAAGGCAATGGTGTTGCGAGGTTTCTTTACCTCGACCTTGGCCAGGTTGAACTTCGGGTTCAGTAAATGAAATCCGATGTCGTCGATGTCATTGGCTGAATTCGACAGGATGACAACGCCTCGCTTGCTCTTTTTATCGAAGCCGATAAAGGAGTGATAGCCACCCGTCTCGCCGTTGTGCCACACGAGTTCCGTGCCATGCCGCAGGTTGATATGCCAGCAGAGGCCAATCTTCATGTTTGGCCCACCGGCTGGGCGGTGGGCTTCCTGAGCCAGGTCCATCGCTGTAGTCAGCGGGGACTGCAGGACTCCCATGTTCGCTGAAAGGAATTTCAACATGTCATTCACAGTGGATCTCAGTCCCCCTGCCCCTGCAAGCGTAACGATATCCCAGTTTGAAACCGGACGGCCTGACTCATTGTGCGGAATGGCCAACCGCGCTTTCAATTCCGGCGTAATCATAACCACCGTGTTGGTCATGCCTAAAGGCCGGCAAACGCGTTCCTTCACCAGCGCCTCGTAATTAGTGCCCGCCTTCAACGCCAACACATGCCCCAGCAAGCCCACGCCCAGATTGGAGTACTCGTATTTTACTCCAATATCTCTTTTGAGATTGTAGTCAGAAAGAAACTCATAAAGCTGGTCCACGGTATAGTCTACATAGGGATTCCTCTCGTCGGCAGATTCCAGATTATCCGGCAGGCGTGGCAGGCCGGAGGATTGGGTCGCCAAATCCAGCAACGTAATCTCCTTACCGTTACGAGTCGGCATATGAACTGAGGTCGGCAGATACTTGGAAACAGGATCATCCAATTTCACTTCGCCCCGTTGCACCATGTCT
Coding sequences within it:
- a CDS encoding zinc-binding dehydrogenase: MEAFQLIAHGAPGKFELREVPEPKPAPDEVLVQVQSCGLNHLDLWLEEGALPVPVALPRTPGGEIAGRILEIGASVEDWKPGDRVAVQSNLFCGECEFCRKGEESLCLKGELLGVQRDGGFAEKVVVPVRALVRLPESADFDASAALTLAGSTAMHMLTNRTAVHPNDWVLVMGASSGVGSAAIQIAKGLGARVVTTASTEAKRVLGKQLGADHVVDSNDPNWPAEVRKITEKRGVDVAVEHIGGEVLPKVFECLARGGTVVTCGATAGRDVTINLWPFFVKQQRLIGSYGRNKADIEATLKWVAAGKLIPVIDSIYPLDETDDAFAHLRSRNVLGKVLIEPYEPISRAGAMA
- a CDS encoding serine hydrolase, with amino-acid sequence MLKSNLIASLLLLIATIGRAQPAEPTPAEIKQMLQERVDATGKGVGIVLGLIDESGTKIIQCGEMGRTNQTLNGDTLFEIGSVSKVLTASLLADMVQRGEVKLDDPVSKYLPTSVHMPTRNGKEITLLDLATQSSGLPRLPDNLESADERNPYVDYTVDQLYEFLSDYNLKRDIGVKYEYSNLGVGLLGHVLALKAGTNYEALVKERVCRPLGMTNTVVMITPELKARLAIPHNESGRPVSNWDIVTLAGAGGLRSTVNDMLKFLSANMGVLQSPLTTAMDLAQEAHRPAGGPNMKIGLCWHINLRHGTELVWHNGETGGYHSFIGFDKKSKRGVVILSNSANDIDDIGFHLLNPKFNLAKVEVKKPRNTIALSADALVNYVGVYRLNPAVVFNVRNNGDQLLVQLTGQSYLEVYPESESEFFYEAVDAQLTFNKDKQGRITSLVLHQNGFDQKAKKISDQPLKQRVAVKLDPKTYDDYVGKYELGLFAEFTIKRSGNNLLAKLTGQSFLGIFPQSATEFFYKEVEAQLTFEKDANGKVTALILHQNGIDQKAKKVQ